In the genome of Carya illinoinensis cultivar Pawnee chromosome 13, C.illinoinensisPawnee_v1, whole genome shotgun sequence, the window ACGCACCAGTGCAAAGCACCAAAAGCTTACCTGTTGCAGACTCTTGAAGAACCATTGGAAGCAGGACAGACTGAACTAGCAGAAAATGAGGACAATGACCCCGAGATGGAGCCCTTAGTGGAGCAACCTGAAGCAGGGATTTCGTTGAATGCTATGAGTGGGACCCCTAATGCTCAAACAATGAGACTTCTGGGCAATTTGTGTGGAGTACAAGTGGTGGTTCTGATCGATTCAGGCAGTACAAATAATTTTATGGACCCCTGGGTGTCCAGAAAAACCAAACTACTAGTGGCAGACCCAAGACCCATTTCGGTAAAGATTGCAAATGGAGATGTTATCCAAGGTGAAGGCCAATGCAGTGAAGTACCCCTCAAACTGCAAGGTACACACATTACTACCTCCTTTTATTTACTTAAATTGGGTGGTTGTGATCTGGTTCTCGGAGTAGCTTGGTTGCAAACTCTTGGCCCAATATTGTGGGATTTTGCAAAACTTACAATGGAGTTTGGAGGAAGGGATGGAAAACAAGTCCTAAGAGGATTAAAGCCTGGTGAGTCAACTGTAGAGGGTAGTAGCAAGTCTCTACTCCACTCTATAAACCGTGGCCAAAGATTTTGGTTACAATGGCAGGAAGCCCAAACCATGGAAAAAAACCTCAGCTCTGAATTCCAAAGAACCCACCCGGACATAAAAGCCCTCCTAACTCAgtttaaaaaaatctttgacACCCCACAAGGCCTTCCCCCAACCCGTTCCAAGGATCACAGAATAATCCTTAAAGCAGGAACCCAACCTATTTCTACTCGACCCTACCGTTACCtacattaccaaaaaaatgagattgagaaaCTGGTGACACAAATGCTACAAACAGGAGTTATTAGACCCAGTTCCAGCCCTTTCTCATCTCCCGTATTGCTGGTTCGAAAGGCAGATGGAGGCTGGCGTTTGTGTGTGGATTACCGATCCTTAAACAAGGAAACGGTGAAGGATAAATTTCCAATACCAGTGATAGATGAACTACTGGATGAATTAAATGGGGCTGTGGTTTTCTCAAAGCTGGACTTAAGGTCCGGCTATCATCAAATAAGAGTGGTGGAGGAAGACATACCAAAAACTGCATTCCGAACCCATGAAGGGCATTATGAATTCCTTGTAATGCCTTTCGGCTTAACAAATGCCCCATCAACTTTCCAAGGCATCATGAATGAAATCTTCCGACCATTTCTAAGGAAAtttgtattggtttttttttatgatatactAATCTATAGTGGCTGTTGGTCTACTCATTTGTTGCACATTCAAAAGGTACTGGAGACCTTGCAGGTACACCACTTGTTTGCTAAGTTCTCAAAGTGTAAATTTGGAGTTCCAGAAGTGGATTACTTGGGGCATATTATCACAGCTGAAGGAGTAAGAGCTGATTCCTCAAAAATACAAGCGATGCTGGATTGGCCACAACCGAAAAGTGTCAAGTCTCTAAGAGGGTTTCTGGGCCTAACGGGCTATTACTGTAAGTTCATTAGGCACTATGGAACCATTGAAGCACCTCTTACCAAGCTGTTGGGAAAAAATTCCTTTGCTTGGAACCAGGAAGCAGAGGAGGCTTTCAAGGAACTCAAGAAGGCTGTTACTCAACCACCAGTTCTTAGACTACCAGATTTCTCCCAGCCTTTTATTGTGGAGTGCGATGCTAGTGGAAGAGGAGTAGGGGCAGTATTGATGCAGGGACAGCAGCCCATTGCATTCATGAGTAAGGCATTAAAAGGGAGAGCACTTTCCCTTTCCACCTATGAAAAGGAATTGTTTGCACTAGTTACAGTGGTGCAAAAGTGGAGGCCTTACTTGTTGGGGAGGTTTTTTA includes:
- the LOC122290996 gene encoding uncharacterized protein LOC122290996 is translated as MTVFFLPSMLLSFTSIPESQIPIYYSKLLCISVANTWYQEPSILMAEGTRSREALQRQVDSLEESSKTVNERLDQLTDMVRTLIANHNNMVNREVPLGHEGGEPHRGGFNRTVRLEFPHFNGDNPAGWTFKANQYFEIHQTNPAQRLLIASYHMEEEALVWYQDAYESGQLTSRDTFVRALLLRFGPTAYDDPMEALTRLKQTTIVSAYKAEFESLSNRLRGLSAPHKLSVFLSGLKDEICLPVKMLNPINLGAAFGLAKVQEEYLLTSKKPFTRPHSDRSMSSWGTNPNPTGQYSEGSSSSKGGRYVTPNRKLFSTSMDENSRKGLCYHCEEKWNPTHQCKAPKAYLLQTLEEPLEAGQTELAENEDNDPEMEPLVEQPEAGISLNAMSGTPNAQTMRLLGNLCGVQVVVLIDSGSTNNFMDPWVSRKTKLLVADPRPISVKIANGDVIQGEGQCSEVPLKLQGTHITTSFYLLKLGGCDLVLGVAWLQTLGPILWDFAKLTMEFGGRDGKQVLRGLKPGESTVEGSSKSLLHSINRGQRFWLQWQEAQTMEKNLSSEFQRTHPDIKALLTQFKKIFDTPQGLPPTRSKDHRIILKAGTQPISTRPYRYLHYQKNEIEKLVTQMLQTGVIRPSSSPFSSPVLLVRKADGGWRLCVDYRSLNKETVKDKFPIPVIDELLDELNGAVVFSKLDLRSGYHQIRVVEEDIPKTAFRTHEGHYEFLVMPFGLTNAPSTFQGIMNEIFRPFLRKFVLVFFYDILIYSGCWSTHLLHIQKVLETLQVHHLFAKFSKCKFGVPEVDYLGHIITAEGVRADSSKIQAMLDWPQPKSVKSLRGFLGLTGYYCKFIRHYGTIEAPLTKLLGKNSFAWNQEAEEAFKELKKAVTQPPVLRLPDFSQPFIVECDASGRGVGAVLMQGQQPIAFMSKALKGRALSLSTYEKELFALVTVVQKWRPYLLGRFFTVKTDQQALKFLLEQRVGTTAQQKWLTKLLGYDFVIAYKKGMENKVADALSRQIESEGNMEVALAMISFPTPEWVEELKGSYQDSTEAQQILSRLNDNT